Proteins encoded by one window of Azospirillum brasilense:
- a CDS encoding O-antigen ligase family protein, translating to MSQRASTRGIPDAALAGLAGVAVAALGPLASMAPRGLPVWAILIALIGLAGLARRGALGRLQRAMPGTVVVLAFLALASLSILWSPSPRAGLTVVEIGYIGLGALAGGAWLSSLPGVEARRLTGLFLAGVFAGVLLFAVEAALDFPLHRWWNHVPAGIEIAETNVPKRTAVLLCLLVWPAAMALDRAGRRGMAVALPTVFAAACLLLTSRSAMLGIAVGGAAFALAVWSPRLVRGVLAAVLGIAFIFVLPLVLLFDRVLNLDGADWLFRSAQHRVEIWGMAASRALETPVLGQGIDASRALEPDGAVSRFGTLTDSLLPLHPHNAFLQVWLELGALGAALALVAALLLLFGTARMERRLQPFALALFASALAMASTAYGIWQAWWMGGMLAAGLMLRLAARTPSGGE from the coding sequence TTGTCACAGCGCGCTTCCACACGGGGGATTCCCGACGCGGCGCTGGCCGGTCTCGCGGGCGTCGCGGTGGCGGCGCTCGGCCCGCTGGCCTCGATGGCGCCGCGCGGCTTGCCGGTCTGGGCCATCCTGATCGCGCTGATCGGGCTGGCCGGCTTGGCCCGCCGCGGCGCTCTGGGGCGGCTGCAACGGGCGATGCCCGGCACCGTGGTGGTCCTGGCGTTCCTGGCGCTGGCCTCCCTTTCCATCCTGTGGAGCCCGTCGCCGCGCGCCGGACTGACGGTCGTGGAGATCGGCTACATCGGCCTCGGCGCGCTGGCCGGTGGGGCGTGGCTGTCCTCCCTGCCCGGGGTGGAGGCGCGGCGGCTGACCGGCCTGTTCCTGGCGGGCGTGTTCGCCGGCGTCCTGCTGTTCGCCGTGGAAGCCGCGCTGGATTTTCCGCTGCACCGCTGGTGGAACCATGTGCCGGCCGGGATCGAGATCGCCGAGACCAACGTGCCCAAGCGCACGGCGGTTCTGCTCTGCCTGCTCGTCTGGCCGGCGGCGATGGCGCTCGACCGGGCCGGGCGCCGCGGGATGGCCGTCGCCCTTCCCACCGTCTTCGCGGCGGCCTGCCTGCTGCTGACCAGCCGCTCGGCCATGCTGGGCATCGCCGTCGGCGGGGCGGCCTTCGCGCTCGCCGTCTGGTCGCCGCGGCTCGTCCGCGGGGTGCTGGCGGCGGTCCTGGGGATCGCCTTCATCTTCGTTCTGCCGCTGGTGCTGCTGTTCGACCGCGTGCTGAACCTGGACGGCGCCGACTGGCTGTTCCGATCCGCCCAGCATCGGGTTGAGATCTGGGGCATGGCGGCCAGCCGGGCGCTGGAGACGCCCGTCCTCGGGCAGGGCATCGACGCGTCCCGCGCCTTGGAGCCGGACGGTGCGGTGTCGCGCTTCGGCACGCTGACCGACAGCCTGCTGCCGCTGCACCCCCACAACGCCTTCCTCCAGGTCTGGCTGGAGCTTGGCGCCCTCGGCGCCGCGCTGGCCCTGGTGGCTGCGTTGCTTCTTCTCTTCGGCACGGCGCGGATGGAGCGGCGGCTGCAACCCTTCGCCCTGGCTCTGTTCGCGTCGGCGCTGGCGATGGCCAGCACGGCCTACGGGATCTGGCAGGCCTGGTGGATGGGGGGGATGCTGGCGGCCGGCCTGATGCTCCGGCTCGCCGCCCGCACCCCGTCGGGGGGCGAATGA
- the tgt gene encoding tRNA guanosine(34) transglycosylase Tgt, producing the protein MTGIGFELLKTDGRARRGRVSTAHGIINTPAFMPVGTAATVKAMTSDAVKSTGAEILLGNTYHLMLRPTAERVGQLGGLHRFMNWDKPILTDSGGFQVMSLSDLRTMTEEGVTFKSHLDGSKHHLTPERSIQIQHLLDSNITMCLDECTPFPATEAQAASSMRLSMRWARRSKDAFVERPGYGLFGIVQGGVYADLRAESVAALSDIGFDGYAIGGLAVGEGQETMFTVLDFTEPLMIKERPRYLMGVGRPSDLIGAVRRGVDMFDCVMPTRSGRTGQAFVRRGTINIRNARHAHDERPLDEECGCPACRNHSRAYLHHLFKAGEMLGPMLLTWHNLHYYQDLMAELRQAIEDGRFEEVASALEARLNEGDVPATEDPLAALKVKPAKPAKPAKKESADV; encoded by the coding sequence ATGACCGGGATCGGGTTCGAGCTTCTGAAGACCGACGGGCGCGCCCGGCGCGGGCGGGTGTCCACCGCGCACGGCATCATCAACACGCCGGCCTTCATGCCCGTGGGCACCGCCGCCACCGTCAAGGCGATGACCAGCGACGCGGTGAAGTCCACCGGCGCGGAAATCCTGCTGGGCAACACCTACCACCTGATGCTGCGCCCCACGGCGGAGCGCGTCGGGCAGTTGGGCGGCCTGCACCGCTTCATGAACTGGGACAAGCCGATCCTGACGGACAGCGGCGGCTTCCAGGTCATGTCCCTGTCGGACCTGCGCACCATGACCGAGGAGGGGGTGACCTTCAAATCCCACCTCGACGGCAGCAAGCACCATCTGACGCCGGAACGCTCGATCCAGATCCAGCATCTGCTGGACAGCAACATCACCATGTGCCTGGACGAGTGCACCCCCTTCCCGGCGACGGAGGCGCAGGCGGCTTCGTCCATGCGCCTGTCGATGCGCTGGGCCAGGCGCAGCAAGGACGCCTTCGTCGAGCGGCCCGGCTACGGCCTGTTCGGCATCGTGCAGGGCGGCGTCTACGCCGATTTGCGGGCGGAGAGCGTGGCGGCCCTGAGCGACATCGGCTTCGACGGCTACGCCATCGGCGGGCTGGCCGTCGGCGAGGGCCAGGAGACGATGTTCACCGTGCTCGACTTCACCGAGCCGCTGATGATCAAGGAGCGCCCGCGCTACCTGATGGGCGTCGGCCGCCCCAGCGACCTGATCGGCGCGGTGCGGCGCGGCGTCGACATGTTCGACTGCGTGATGCCCACCCGCTCGGGCCGCACCGGTCAGGCCTTCGTGCGGCGTGGCACCATCAACATCCGCAACGCCCGCCACGCCCACGACGAGCGCCCGCTCGACGAGGAGTGCGGCTGCCCGGCGTGCCGGAACCACAGCCGGGCCTATCTGCATCACCTGTTCAAGGCGGGCGAGATGCTGGGGCCGATGCTGCTGACCTGGCACAACCTGCATTACTACCAGGACCTGATGGCCGAGCTTCGGCAAGCCATCGAGGACGGCCGGTTCGAGGAGGTCGCGAGCGCGCTGGAGGCCCGCCTGAACGAGGGAGACGTCCCGGCGACCGAGGACCCGCTGGCCGCCCTGAAGGTGAAGCCGGCCAAGCCGGCGAAACCCGCAAAGAAGGAATCCGCGGATGTCTGA
- a CDS encoding methyl-accepting chemotaxis protein, with product MTIGTRIALGFAAVLLMTVAVAFVGWNSLRTYAGRVDLAAHTAELDARLKTVRIEEARFVTERDSKAADNVPGMLDRLRDEAQGTRSALEDAGSVRLVDEILAGIAGYRSAFANFVAQDKEARARTQSMETRAQALREIAEKIGRQQSDRYDQNMISLKDAEHAVRQSRDTSDRADRLIEMVLEARRLQSDFAHTRNPATMVAAGEAIAALLANAEAIEKDLVGTNDEELAQRIVTIAGAYRMVFEQARAEGAGEPASGRIQALDRHAQEIQNLAHEMQENQAMVSSALQEAANFAQSEVNEAVQLRGIAMRLIQGAQSAMLGQRDFILMNGEEARARVHGAVKETLALATQAGAVLVDSEGRALIAAITEAAQAFDREFAALVTTSENQRAASTTMAKAAGDVSEQVARLVTIQRDDRENGRSGAELIIIIGAAVALALGMLMAWIIDRAITHPMHAMTKAMGRLAEGDLTVDIPAGDRKDELRAMAEALSVFKENALEMQRMEGEREEMRRQIDADRRRTMNEFANGFEQAVSGVVQSLTESAGNLGRDAQEMSSDAALTTAKSSAVAAASEQASSNVQTVAAAAEELSSSIAEISRQLNSSSQVAVGAAAKATETNGIVEGLAEAAQRIGQVVDLIGEIAEQTNLLALNATIEAARAGEAGKGFAVVATEVKNLAGQTAKATEEISSQVAQMQAATGGAVGAIRTISDAVGTISSTVTEIARAMEQQGLATREIAQNVNQAAEGTQEVMHHIAEVTNAATKTGGAADAVLDASRTLTRQAEHLRSEVQGFLNKVRTA from the coding sequence ATGACGATTGGAACGCGGATTGCGCTCGGTTTTGCGGCGGTCCTTCTGATGACGGTTGCCGTGGCGTTCGTTGGTTGGAACAGCCTGCGCACCTACGCCGGACGTGTCGATCTGGCAGCCCACACCGCCGAACTGGACGCCCGGCTGAAAACCGTGCGGATCGAGGAAGCCCGCTTCGTCACCGAGCGCGACTCCAAGGCCGCCGACAACGTGCCCGGCATGCTGGACCGGCTGCGCGACGAGGCGCAGGGCACGCGGTCCGCGCTGGAGGACGCCGGCAGCGTCCGGCTGGTCGACGAGATCCTGGCGGGAATCGCCGGCTATCGCAGCGCCTTCGCCAACTTCGTCGCCCAGGACAAGGAGGCCCGCGCCCGCACCCAGAGCATGGAGACGCGCGCCCAGGCCCTGCGGGAGATCGCGGAGAAGATCGGCAGGCAGCAGTCCGACCGCTACGACCAGAACATGATCAGCCTGAAGGACGCGGAGCACGCCGTGCGGCAGAGCCGCGACACCTCCGACCGCGCCGACCGGCTGATCGAGATGGTGCTGGAGGCGCGGCGCCTGCAGTCCGACTTCGCGCACACCCGCAACCCCGCCACGATGGTCGCCGCCGGGGAGGCCATCGCGGCGCTGCTGGCCAACGCCGAGGCCATCGAGAAGGATCTCGTCGGCACCAACGACGAGGAGCTGGCCCAGCGGATCGTCACCATCGCCGGCGCCTACCGGATGGTGTTCGAGCAGGCCCGCGCCGAAGGCGCCGGCGAACCGGCCAGCGGCCGCATCCAGGCGCTGGATCGCCATGCCCAGGAAATCCAGAACCTCGCCCACGAGATGCAGGAGAACCAGGCGATGGTCTCCAGCGCTCTCCAGGAGGCCGCGAACTTCGCCCAGAGCGAGGTGAACGAGGCCGTCCAGCTGCGCGGCATCGCCATGCGCCTGATCCAGGGCGCGCAGTCCGCGATGCTGGGGCAGCGCGACTTCATCCTGATGAACGGTGAGGAGGCCCGCGCGCGCGTGCACGGCGCGGTGAAGGAAACGCTGGCGCTCGCCACCCAGGCCGGGGCGGTGCTGGTCGATTCGGAGGGCCGCGCCCTGATCGCCGCCATCACCGAGGCCGCCCAGGCCTTCGACCGGGAGTTCGCCGCCCTCGTCACTACCAGCGAGAACCAGCGCGCCGCCTCCACAACCATGGCCAAGGCCGCGGGCGACGTCAGCGAGCAGGTGGCCCGTCTCGTCACCATCCAGCGCGACGACCGCGAGAACGGGCGCAGCGGGGCGGAGCTGATCATCATCATCGGCGCCGCCGTGGCGCTGGCGCTCGGCATGCTGATGGCTTGGATCATCGACCGCGCCATCACCCACCCGATGCACGCCATGACCAAGGCGATGGGCCGGCTGGCCGAAGGCGACCTGACGGTGGACATCCCCGCCGGCGACCGCAAGGACGAGCTGCGCGCCATGGCCGAGGCGCTCAGCGTCTTCAAGGAGAACGCCTTGGAGATGCAGCGCATGGAGGGCGAGCGGGAGGAGATGCGCCGACAGATCGACGCCGACCGCCGCCGCACCATGAACGAGTTCGCCAACGGCTTCGAACAGGCGGTGTCGGGCGTCGTCCAGTCGCTGACCGAGTCCGCTGGCAACCTGGGCCGCGACGCGCAGGAGATGTCGTCGGACGCCGCCCTGACCACCGCCAAGTCGAGCGCCGTCGCCGCGGCGTCGGAACAGGCGTCGAGCAACGTGCAGACCGTCGCCGCGGCGGCCGAGGAGCTGTCCTCCTCCATCGCCGAGATTTCCCGCCAGCTCAACAGCAGCTCCCAGGTGGCGGTCGGCGCGGCGGCCAAGGCGACCGAGACCAACGGCATCGTCGAAGGTCTGGCCGAGGCGGCGCAGCGCATCGGGCAGGTGGTCGACCTGATCGGCGAGATCGCCGAGCAGACCAACCTGCTGGCCCTCAACGCCACCATCGAGGCGGCCCGCGCCGGGGAAGCCGGCAAGGGCTTCGCCGTGGTGGCGACGGAGGTCAAGAACCTCGCCGGGCAGACCGCCAAGGCGACCGAGGAGATCTCCAGCCAAGTGGCGCAGATGCAGGCGGCGACGGGCGGGGCGGTGGGCGCCATCCGCACCATCTCCGACGCGGTCGGCACGATCAGCAGCACGGTCACCGAGATCGCCCGCGCCATGGAGCAGCAGGGGCTCGCCACCCGCGAGATCGCCCAGAACGTCAATCAGGCCGCCGAAGGCACGCAGGAGGTGATGCACCACATCGCCGAGGTGACCAACGCCGCCACCAAGACCGGCGGCGCCGCCGACGCCGTCCTGGACGCCAGCCGCACGTTGACCCGGCAGGCCGAGCATCTGCGGTCCGAGGTGCAGGGCTTCCTGAACAAGGTGCGGACCGCCTGA
- a CDS encoding lysylphosphatidylglycerol synthase transmembrane domain-containing protein encodes MSSQDASAMPAEAVTLPAGKPGGRLMLLAKLAVTLGVLGVLGVNADWPALLARVTGADPVWLAAGFTAKLLAVVCAGERWRDALRAAGERVSHGLAMRLMFTGLFFGQVLPGALGGDVVRGWLTYRGGASSTAVVLALVLDRLLALVGCILLLFLGLPHLVATAPPSVAWAGPVAVALLAVAMVVGLQADRLPLPGVLLRPPVRAMQAQVARLRAALVSRAALAGLLHSAAVHACTVFAVIAYAHALGIPVRVLDALAVVPMTIFAAALPISLNGWGVREGAFVAGFALYGLGATDALALSLMIGLSVTLSSLPGGLLWLSLKGSKEVGRP; translated from the coding sequence TTGAGCAGCCAGGACGCCAGCGCCATGCCCGCCGAAGCGGTCACCCTGCCCGCCGGAAAGCCGGGCGGGCGTCTGATGCTGCTCGCCAAGCTGGCGGTGACCCTGGGGGTTCTCGGCGTGCTGGGCGTCAACGCCGACTGGCCGGCCCTGCTGGCGCGCGTCACCGGAGCGGACCCCGTCTGGCTGGCCGCCGGCTTCACGGCGAAGCTGCTCGCCGTGGTCTGCGCGGGGGAGCGGTGGCGCGACGCCCTGCGCGCCGCGGGAGAGCGGGTCTCGCACGGGCTGGCGATGCGGCTCATGTTCACCGGCCTGTTCTTCGGGCAGGTGTTGCCGGGGGCGCTGGGCGGCGACGTGGTGCGCGGCTGGCTGACCTACCGGGGCGGGGCGTCCTCCACCGCCGTGGTGCTGGCCCTGGTGCTGGACCGGCTGCTGGCCCTGGTCGGCTGCATCCTGCTTCTGTTCCTCGGCTTGCCGCACCTCGTGGCGACGGCCCCGCCCTCGGTTGCCTGGGCCGGACCGGTGGCGGTGGCGCTGCTCGCCGTTGCCATGGTCGTGGGGCTTCAGGCGGATCGCCTCCCGCTGCCGGGTGTCCTGCTGCGCCCGCCGGTCCGGGCGATGCAGGCGCAGGTGGCGCGGTTGCGCGCGGCGCTGGTCAGCCGGGCGGCGCTGGCCGGGCTGCTGCACAGCGCGGCGGTTCACGCCTGCACCGTCTTCGCGGTGATCGCCTACGCCCACGCGCTGGGCATTCCCGTGCGGGTCCTGGACGCGCTGGCCGTCGTGCCGATGACCATCTTCGCGGCGGCCCTGCCCATCTCGCTGAACGGCTGGGGCGTGCGGGAAGGGGCCTTCGTCGCCGGCTTCGCGCTCTACGGGCTCGGCGCCACCGACGCGCTCGCCCTGTCGCTGATGATCGGCCTGTCGGTCACCCTGTCGTCGCTGCCCGGCGGCCTGCTCTGGCTCAGCCTGAAGGGGTCTAAAGAGGTTGGGCGCCCCTGA
- a CDS encoding glycosyltransferase family 9 protein — MTGESGVGRRRILVIKLGAFGDFFLAQTAFSAIRRHHAADHLTLLTLPSLAPLARLSGLFDEVLEDPRGRSLGAYRRVRRLLRAGRFGRVYDLQAQPRTDRYFWLLAPGPWPEWSGTAWGASHRDQYPGRRKVPVIERYTRQLAPFGIVPDAVPDLSWLDADTSGFGIAAPYALLIPGSSPGRPDKRWPVERYGALACLLAARGITPVVLGTAIEADLARAITATCPQAVDLTSRTSVPEIAGLARRAWAAVGNDTGPTHLVAAIGCPTLGLFCDASVPIQANGPRMVVHHRPSFADMDVAGVLAAMDALPPSR, encoded by the coding sequence ATGACGGGGGAGAGCGGCGTCGGGCGCCGCCGCATCCTGGTCATCAAGCTGGGCGCCTTCGGCGACTTCTTCCTGGCCCAGACCGCCTTTTCGGCCATCCGGCGGCACCACGCCGCCGATCATCTGACCCTGCTGACCCTGCCGTCCCTGGCCCCGCTCGCCCGCCTCAGCGGCCTGTTCGACGAGGTTCTGGAGGACCCGCGCGGGCGGTCCCTCGGCGCCTACCGGCGGGTTCGCCGCCTGCTGCGCGCCGGGCGTTTCGGCCGGGTCTACGATCTTCAGGCGCAGCCGCGCACCGACCGCTATTTCTGGCTGCTCGCCCCCGGTCCCTGGCCGGAATGGTCGGGCACGGCCTGGGGCGCCTCGCACCGCGACCAGTATCCGGGGCGGCGCAAGGTGCCGGTGATCGAGCGCTACACCCGGCAGCTGGCCCCCTTCGGCATCGTGCCGGACGCGGTGCCGGACCTGTCCTGGCTCGACGCCGACACCAGCGGTTTCGGCATCGCCGCGCCCTACGCTCTGCTGATCCCCGGCTCCTCCCCCGGACGGCCCGACAAGCGCTGGCCGGTCGAGCGTTACGGCGCGTTGGCGTGTCTGCTGGCGGCCCGCGGGATCACGCCGGTCGTGCTGGGCACGGCCATCGAGGCGGACCTCGCGCGGGCCATCACCGCCACCTGTCCGCAGGCGGTGGATCTGACCAGCCGCACCAGCGTGCCGGAGATCGCCGGTCTGGCGCGCCGGGCCTGGGCGGCGGTTGGCAACGACACCGGCCCGACCCATCTGGTCGCGGCCATCGGCTGCCCCACGCTGGGTCTTTTCTGTGACGCCTCCGTCCCGATCCAGGCCAATGGGCCGCGCATGGTCGTCCACCACCGGCCGTCCTTCGCCGACATGGACGTGGCCGGTGTCCTGGCGGCGATGGACGCTCTTCCGCCGAGCCGGTAG
- the queF gene encoding preQ(1) synthase, whose amino-acid sequence MSENIYAGLTQLGGATVQPKTPEEAVLERVPNPNPGENYVVRFTAPEFTSLCPITGQPDFAHLVIDYVPGEWLVESKSLKLFLTSFRNHGAFHEACTVGIGKRLVDELKPVWLRIGGYWYPRGGIPIDVFYATGEPPKGVWIPSQDVQTYRGRG is encoded by the coding sequence ATGTCTGAGAACATCTACGCCGGCCTGACGCAGCTCGGCGGCGCCACCGTCCAGCCGAAGACCCCGGAAGAGGCGGTGCTGGAGCGCGTGCCGAACCCGAACCCCGGTGAGAACTACGTCGTGCGCTTCACGGCGCCGGAATTCACCTCGCTCTGCCCGATCACCGGCCAGCCGGACTTCGCCCATCTGGTCATCGACTATGTGCCGGGCGAGTGGCTGGTGGAGTCCAAGTCGCTGAAGCTGTTCCTGACCAGCTTCCGCAACCACGGCGCCTTCCACGAGGCCTGCACCGTCGGCATCGGCAAGCGCCTGGTGGACGAGCTGAAGCCGGTGTGGCTGCGGATCGGCGGCTATTGGTACCCGCGTGGCGGCATCCCCATCGACGTGTTCTACGCCACCGGCGAGCCGCCGAAGGGCGTGTGGATTCCGTCGCAGGACGTCCAGACCTACCGCGGCCGCGGCTGA
- the queG gene encoding tRNA epoxyqueuosine(34) reductase QueG, whose amino-acid sequence MSDPATSTREAIRDRALSLGFDAVGFARAELGEEAKARLAEFLRQGRHGDMGWMEDKADRRAHPQALWPEARTVIALGTSYAPAEDPRALLAHPDRGIVSVYARNRDYHDLIKGRLKTLGQWIAHRYKAELKVFVDTAPVMEKPLAEKAGLGWQGKHTNLVSRSHGSWLFLGEVYTTLELPPDPPGVDRCGQCRRCLDACPTAAFPAPNQLDARRCISYLTIEHKGPIPEELRPLMGNRIYGCDDCLAACPWNKFAKRSREAAFLPRAELTAPRLADLAQLDDAGFRQVFSGSPIKRIGRDRFVRNVLVALGNSGDARHAEVAEGLLDDPSDVVRDAAGWALARLRGAQPL is encoded by the coding sequence ATGTCCGATCCCGCCACCTCCACCCGCGAAGCCATCCGCGACCGCGCGCTGTCGCTGGGCTTCGACGCGGTCGGCTTCGCGCGGGCGGAGCTGGGTGAGGAAGCCAAGGCACGGCTGGCCGAATTCCTGCGACAGGGCCGGCACGGCGACATGGGCTGGATGGAGGACAAGGCCGACCGCCGCGCCCATCCCCAGGCCCTGTGGCCGGAGGCGCGCACCGTGATCGCGCTCGGCACCAGCTACGCCCCGGCGGAGGACCCGCGCGCCCTGCTGGCGCATCCCGACCGCGGCATCGTGTCGGTCTATGCGAGGAACCGCGACTACCACGACCTCATCAAGGGCCGTCTGAAGACGCTGGGCCAATGGATCGCCCACCGCTACAAGGCCGAGCTGAAGGTCTTCGTCGACACCGCCCCGGTGATGGAGAAGCCGCTGGCCGAGAAGGCCGGGCTGGGCTGGCAAGGCAAGCACACCAACCTCGTGTCGCGGTCCCACGGCTCCTGGCTGTTCCTGGGCGAGGTCTACACAACGCTGGAACTGCCTCCGGACCCGCCGGGGGTGGACCGTTGCGGCCAGTGCCGCCGCTGCCTGGACGCCTGCCCCACCGCCGCCTTCCCCGCCCCCAACCAGCTGGACGCGCGGCGCTGCATCTCCTACCTGACCATCGAGCACAAGGGGCCGATCCCGGAGGAGCTGCGCCCGCTGATGGGCAACCGCATCTACGGCTGCGATGACTGTCTGGCCGCCTGTCCCTGGAACAAGTTCGCCAAGCGCTCCCGCGAGGCGGCCTTCCTGCCGCGGGCGGAGCTGACGGCGCCGCGGCTCGCCGATCTGGCGCAGTTGGACGACGCGGGCTTCCGGCAGGTGTTCAGCGGTTCGCCGATCAAGCGGATCGGGCGCGACCGCTTCGTGCGCAACGTTCTGGTGGCCCTGGGAAACAGCGGCGATGCCCGCCACGCCGAGGTGGCCGAAGGGCTGCTGGACGACCCGAGCGACGTGGTGCGCGACGCCGCCGGCTGGGCGCTGGCCCGGCTCAGGGGCGCCCAACCTCTTTAG
- a CDS encoding GNAT family N-acetyltransferase codes for MTLVTGGFGPLLPEERADAATLVRQGFGIPREYFDRSVELFGPGVMRGLRAGHETGRAGQLVACAAVWPMDQWFGGRPVPSCGVAAVAVDPAERGRGYGTALMRGLLEEARAGGAALSVLYPATLPLYTRLGFGRGGVSFDWSAPPAALSVGPPPGDGWIRRTDASDAAPLAALRRSLLTTANGLVERNEGLWSFALCPDGAPSDVYTLGGPGGAEGYVAVAPPSDRKLTVADLCLLSPRAVRLAQGFLAGYRAQVDRVSWRGGPDDPLVLMAPDNGTRADARDEWLLRILDLQRALETRGYPSGVAGELIIDVSDAVIPENSGSFRLCLSDGKAVVGRVPDRTGGRGKPAGAVLSLSIAALAALYSGHKGPHALRQVGLLRGGEDALALAALFFSGPAPWMPDRF; via the coding sequence GTGACCCTTGTGACCGGGGGCTTCGGCCCCCTTCTGCCCGAGGAACGGGCGGATGCCGCGACCCTGGTCCGCCAGGGTTTCGGCATCCCCCGCGAGTATTTCGACCGGTCGGTGGAGCTGTTCGGGCCGGGCGTGATGCGCGGCCTGCGCGCCGGGCATGAGACGGGCCGCGCCGGTCAGCTCGTCGCCTGTGCCGCGGTCTGGCCGATGGACCAATGGTTCGGCGGACGCCCGGTGCCGTCCTGCGGCGTGGCGGCGGTGGCCGTCGATCCGGCGGAGCGCGGGCGCGGCTACGGCACCGCGCTGATGCGCGGTCTGCTGGAGGAGGCGCGGGCCGGTGGAGCGGCGCTGTCGGTGCTCTACCCGGCGACCCTTCCGCTCTATACCCGCCTGGGCTTCGGGCGGGGCGGGGTGTCTTTCGACTGGAGCGCGCCGCCGGCGGCCTTGTCCGTCGGACCACCACCGGGAGACGGGTGGATTCGCCGGACCGACGCCAGCGACGCCGCTCCCCTTGCGGCGCTACGCCGCAGCCTGCTCACCACCGCCAACGGTCTGGTGGAGCGCAATGAAGGGCTGTGGAGCTTCGCCCTCTGCCCGGACGGCGCGCCGTCGGATGTTTACACTTTGGGTGGTCCTGGTGGGGCTGAGGGATACGTCGCGGTGGCGCCGCCATCCGACCGAAAACTCACGGTGGCGGATCTGTGCCTGCTCAGCCCGCGTGCGGTGCGGCTGGCGCAGGGCTTCCTGGCCGGCTACCGGGCGCAGGTCGACCGCGTTTCTTGGCGCGGTGGGCCCGACGACCCGCTGGTCCTGATGGCGCCGGACAACGGCACACGCGCCGACGCGCGGGACGAGTGGCTGTTGCGCATCCTTGACCTTCAGCGTGCCTTGGAGACTCGCGGATATCCATCAGGGGTTGCGGGCGAATTGATTATAGACGTTTCCGACGCTGTGATTCCGGAGAATTCCGGCAGTTTCCGGTTGTGCCTTTCCGATGGAAAGGCCGTCGTGGGCCGGGTTCCGGACAGGACGGGCGGCCGCGGAAAGCCGGCTGGCGCGGTGCTTTCCCTGTCCATCGCGGCTCTCGCCGCCCTCTACAGTGGTCACAAGGGCCCCCACGCTCTCCGTCAGGTTGGTCTTTTGCGTGGCGGAGAGGACGCTCTGGCGCTCGCGGCGCTGTTCTTCTCTGGACCGGCGCCGTGGATGCCGGACCGGTTCTGA
- the queA gene encoding tRNA preQ1(34) S-adenosylmethionine ribosyltransferase-isomerase QueA: MKTADFDFDLPPDRIAEHPAKPRDAARLLDVAERLHDRTVRDLPALLEPGDLMVVNDTRVIPARLDGRRGEVRVEITLHKREGEREWATFARPGKRLKPGDVIVIAEDFAAEVVAKDGMEVRLRFSKGGPALMEALHRHGRMPLPPYIRREADEQDAADYQTVFAAREGAVAAPTAGLHFTPELLAALDARGIRRVPVTLHVGAGTFLPVKVDDIADHRMHSEWGEISPETADAINATRAAGGRIVSVGTTALRILETAGLDDRSIRAFSGDTDIFITPGYRFKIVDLLLTNFHLPRSTLFMLVCAFAGMDRMKAAYAHAIGQNYRFFSYGDASLLRRV, from the coding sequence ATGAAGACCGCCGATTTCGACTTCGACCTTCCGCCGGACCGCATCGCCGAGCATCCGGCCAAGCCGCGTGACGCCGCCCGTCTGCTCGACGTGGCGGAGCGTCTGCACGACCGCACCGTTCGCGACCTGCCCGCCCTGCTGGAGCCCGGCGACCTGATGGTCGTCAACGACACCCGCGTCATCCCCGCCCGGCTGGACGGCCGGCGCGGCGAGGTGCGGGTGGAGATCACGCTCCACAAGCGCGAAGGCGAGCGGGAGTGGGCGACCTTCGCCCGCCCCGGCAAGCGGCTGAAGCCCGGCGACGTGATCGTCATCGCCGAGGACTTCGCGGCCGAGGTCGTCGCCAAGGACGGGATGGAGGTGCGCCTTCGCTTCTCCAAGGGCGGGCCGGCGCTGATGGAGGCGCTGCACCGCCACGGTCGGATGCCCCTGCCCCCCTACATCCGGCGCGAGGCGGACGAGCAGGACGCGGCGGACTACCAGACCGTCTTCGCCGCGCGCGAGGGCGCCGTGGCGGCCCCCACCGCCGGGCTGCACTTCACGCCGGAGCTTCTGGCGGCGCTCGACGCCCGCGGCATCCGCCGCGTGCCGGTGACGCTGCATGTCGGGGCCGGAACCTTCCTGCCGGTGAAGGTGGACGACATCGCCGACCACCGCATGCACAGCGAGTGGGGCGAGATTTCTCCGGAAACCGCCGACGCCATCAACGCCACCCGCGCCGCGGGGGGGCGGATCGTGTCGGTCGGCACCACGGCGCTGCGCATCCTGGAGACGGCGGGGCTGGACGACCGCAGCATCCGGGCCTTCAGCGGCGACACCGACATCTTCATCACCCCCGGCTACCGCTTCAAGATCGTGGACCTTCTGTTGACCAACTTCCACCTGCCCCGCTCCACCCTGTTCATGCTGGTCTGCGCCTTCGCGGGCATGGACCGGATGAAGGCGGCCTACGCGCACGCCATCGGCCAGAACTATCGTTTCTTCAGCTACGGCGACGCGTCGCTGCTCCGGAGGGTGTGA